Part of the Brevibacillus brevis genome is shown below.
GGAGGTCCGTTTGGCCGAAACGCTCCTGGGCATCCGGATTGTCGAAGCCCCAGCCATCTGAAAAATGAATGGACCCAATGACATGATCCCATGGATAGGAAGCAACCATCGGGGCGAGGACCGCTTCCCCTCCCACGAAGTAATCCGCTTCGATTCCGAGGCGCAAGGCGATTCCCTCTGCCTCCCAAACCGGCTGCTGAGACCTTATGAACGACACGAATTCATCGATAGAAGCCGTGCACACCTGATCCAGCCACGTACGCTGCAGCCTCCCCAGCTGGTCGTTCCCGAGGTGAATGTGTTGCTCAAAATACGGCTTGAACTCGCGAAATCGATAGAGATGGTCCACAATCCCTACTTCGCGCAGCCCGAGCTGCTTGGCTCGCTTCCGGTAAAGGTCAAGCCATTCTGGGGAAAATGCTCCTCGATTGAGCCGCTGAGCCATCCAAGCCGCCACCTGCTCCATCCACTCCAAGGTATGCCGATCGTATGGCGACTGTCGAAAGGCGAGGAGCGCCTCCGCTGTACGATTCCACCAGCGAAGCGAGTACGGCCCTTCTTCCAAATGAACATGATAGTCGACTTTCATATTCTCCCTCCTCGTGTTTTTCTGTGCATTTCCGTTGTTTTTCTGGGTTTATCTTTCCATTATAGGAAATCGAATGTATGAGTCACAATGATTTTTATATAAACAAACCTGTTCCTCTCCCAATAAAAAACGGAGCCGCTTTGACTGGCTCCGGTCTCTCATATCTGCTTCCCCGCTGTCACGATACTGCATCAGCAGTGGGCCCCTAGCTCACCCGCCGCTTTTTTCCCCCATGTATCACAGGGAGTGGAGTGGAGCCGTTGACAGCCACATCCTACGGACAGGTGATCCGATACGGATATCCGGGCAGCTGCAGGATTTCTCCCGTGGCGCCTTCCACCTCGATCTCAACGGGATGGACCGTTGCTCCGCGATCGGTCGGGTACCATGGCCGATGCTTACTCACCAGTACGAGTACCCCTTGCGGATCGCCGTAAAAGGTGAAAGACTCAGACTCCTGCTCGTATTCGTTTGGCAGGGGAGCCAAACGAGTCAACGCGTCTGAAACGTTCTCGACCGGGAGTCCGATCTCCTGAACCGATAGCCACCGGGTGCCGGGGGCTCCGGAAAAAGCGAGGACTTCTCCGATGTTTCCCTCTGGATCTTCGAAATACACTTGTTTTCCCTTCCACATGTAAGAGATGTCTATCTCCACACCTGTTTGGTTTGCGAGGAGGCACGAATGCTCCTTCAGCCTTCGATAGCAAGAATCAAAAGCGTGCTCGCTGATTCCAAACGCAAAGTGGTAAAAGGGTTTTTCCTCCGATTTCTTTTGAAACGTCAGCAGCGTGGAGCCGGCGGCCATAGTGATGGAGTCTGCCCCCTCCTCGGTCATTGGAAACTGCAGGACGTTCCCGTAAAAGCATTTCATCTCCTCCAGCATGCTCGTCTGCAATGTGAGCCTTCGAATGTTCATGGCGCCCTCCCTGACTGGTTCATTCTTCCTCCTGCTTCAAGAATACTCAGAAACCGAACTTTCGCCAAGCTGCTCCGCCGCACCTCATCCGCTAAGCTGCCCCCACATATCCATCCGCGCGTCGGAGGGCTGTTGCCGATGCCGTCTGCTTTCCCCGCTGCTCATGCCAAAAAGCCGCCTGGTTTGCCCAGACGGCTCTTTGCTACATATGCTTGGTTCGGTTGAACTTCTTTTGGTAGTAAACCGAGAAGCCGACGATGACCGGGACGAGCAAAATCGTCGGGAGAAACCAGATGAACGGGTGGACCGAGCTGACTCCCAGGAGGCGGGGAGCACCGAATACGGTAAAAGCCGTGATCGTCGCGATGCAGCAGCCCAGCATGCCGCCGAGGTGCTCCATCCACCAGTGCATGTTTCGAGTGGGCGGGCGGAGCCAGTACGCCAGCTGCGAGATCCCCAGTGCGATGCCGATGATCGGGAACCACGTGATCAAAGGAAACCCGATGATGGCGCCGTAGATGGAAATCCCGATCCCCGAGAGGAGCATCAGTGCGGGAAACAGCAGGTCGAGCCATTCGCGGTGGCCGGTCCGGCGATTTTTGAAGCGCAGTACCCGGAGGCCATACCAGGCGGTTGCCGAGCTGAGAATGCCGACGAAGATCAGGAACCAGGCAAAGGCGACCGACTCGACAGTTTTTGCGGGGTCAAACCCGATCCGCCAAATCCCCATGAGCAGGGCGGAGACCGCCACCACTCCCATTGCTGCCACGTATATCCACCCTACGCGGACGTGCGCTTTGCCGCCTTTCCTGGTCACGATCGGGATCCAGAAGACGCCAAGCGCCGTAAAGCCGGCGATGATGTGCAAAATCTTGAAGAGAGAAAAAAAGAACATGCACGTGCTCACCCTTTCTCTTTCATCCCTGTGACAGCTTCTGATACATCATCTGGTGCAGGTCATCCATGGAAAACGATTTCGCGTTGGGCGACATCACCGACTGGACGCGAATGCCGTACGTCAGCACGGTGAACAACGTCGCCGTCTTTTCCGCGTCGAGGCTTTCCGGGATCACGCCTCCTTTTTGCCCCAGCTCGATCCATTCCCTGGAATTCTCCACGCTTTGATTGTAAATATCGGTCAGCATCTCCCCGATTGTCGGGTCGTCCTTTTTGCTCAGCAAATAGAGTATGATCTGATTGGTGACGTCTTGCGGGTCCTGGATGTGGCGCAGGCCCTCCATGATTGCCTCCAGCGGGCCTTCCAGTTCATTTTTGCCCAGGTGCACCTTTTCGTAAAAATAGGCGCCGATCTGATCCAGCCGCTTGCGCAAGAGCAGTCCCAGCAGTTCATCCTTGCTTCGGACGTAATGGTAGATCGCTCCCTTCGACATCCCGGATCGCTTGATAATGTCCTGCAGCGTCGTCTGATGGCAGCCTTTTTCCTCGATCAATTCCTCGGTGATGGACAATAGCATCTGGAACGTCGGATTTTGATGGATGGATTGCATGGTTCCTCCTTCGGGTGAGTCATCATCTTTCCTATCCCTATAATACAAACCGTCGGTCGGTTTGTCAATTCCAACCAGGAGCCTATTGCGTGATCACCAGTAAATTACTTATGGAGATATGCGAGTATCGCTCGCGAACCGGATCTTTTGCCAAGCAAAACAGCGGCAAGTCCGAGAGCTTATTTTTTCCCTCTCAGGCCGCCGCTGTTTCGATTTTATCATTCAATATCCCGCAGAGCCGGCGGACTGCCTTCCCCCCATCGACCCCTCATGCGGAGCACAGAGCGAGAGGCAGACTATGTTCCCCACCATCAGTCTCTGCTTCAGAATTAATACGTTTGCGACACTTTTTTAACAATAGGGCGAACAAAGCGGATGACGGTGAGCGATGCGACGATGGCAAGTCCTCCCGCGAGCAAAAATGCCGAGGCGAACGAACCTGAAGTATCCACCAAATATCCGGTCAGCGTCGGACCGATGATCCCTGCCGTATTCGCCAGGAAGTGCATGAACCCGCCCACGGAGCCTACGTTGTTTTGATCGACGACGTC
Proteins encoded:
- a CDS encoding histidinol phosphate phosphatase domain-containing protein codes for the protein MKVDYHVHLEEGPYSLRWWNRTAEALLAFRQSPYDRHTLEWMEQVAAWMAQRLNRGAFSPEWLDLYRKRAKQLGLREVGIVDHLYRFREFKPYFEQHIHLGNDQLGRLQRTWLDQVCTASIDEFVSFIRSQQPVWEAEGIALRLGIEADYFVGGEAVLAPMVASYPWDHVIGSIHFSDGWGFDNPDAQERFGQTDLPALYEKTFGVVERAIRSGLFDIVAHLDNLKVFGHRPPEEELLPLYQRIARALREHRIATEINTGLYYRYPVREMCPSRHFLQVLHEHEVPITTSSDSHFPDHLGSHLEGARELLRMAGYREIATFERRERKMVSLDE
- a CDS encoding VOC family protein — translated: MNIRRLTLQTSMLEEMKCFYGNVLQFPMTEEGADSITMAAGSTLLTFQKKSEEKPFYHFAFGISEHAFDSCYRRLKEHSCLLANQTGVEIDISYMWKGKQVYFEDPEGNIGEVLAFSGAPGTRWLSVQEIGLPVENVSDALTRLAPLPNEYEQESESFTFYGDPQGVLVLVSKHRPWYPTDRGATVHPVEIEVEGATGEILQLPGYPYRITCP
- a CDS encoding DUF2306 domain-containing protein — its product is MFFFSLFKILHIIAGFTALGVFWIPIVTRKGGKAHVRVGWIYVAAMGVVAVSALLMGIWRIGFDPAKTVESVAFAWFLIFVGILSSATAWYGLRVLRFKNRRTGHREWLDLLFPALMLLSGIGISIYGAIIGFPLITWFPIIGIALGISQLAYWLRPPTRNMHWWMEHLGGMLGCCIATITAFTVFGAPRLLGVSSVHPFIWFLPTILLVPVIVGFSVYYQKKFNRTKHM
- a CDS encoding TetR/AcrR family transcriptional regulator, translating into MQSIHQNPTFQMLLSITEELIEEKGCHQTTLQDIIKRSGMSKGAIYHYVRSKDELLGLLLRKRLDQIGAYFYEKVHLGKNELEGPLEAIMEGLRHIQDPQDVTNQIILYLLSKKDDPTIGEMLTDIYNQSVENSREWIELGQKGGVIPESLDAEKTATLFTVLTYGIRVQSVMSPNAKSFSMDDLHQMMYQKLSQG